One window from the genome of Nicotiana sylvestris chromosome 9, ASM39365v2, whole genome shotgun sequence encodes:
- the LOC104229577 gene encoding chloroplast envelope quinone oxidoreductase homolog, with amino-acid sequence MAGKVMHALQYNSYGGGAAGLKHVEVPVPTPKKDEILLKLEATSLNPVDWKIQKGVLRPLLPPKFPFIPTTDVGGEVVEVGSSVKDFKVGDKVVAMLNTLNGGGLAEYAVAKESLTVPRPAEVSAAEGAGLPVAGVTALQALVNPAEVKLDGTGPRKNILVTAASGGVGHYAVQLAKLANTHVTATCGARNFDFVKSLGADEVLDYKTPEGAALKSPSGQKYDAVIHCTTGIPWSTFEPNLSAKGKVIDLTPGPSAMWTYAVKKLTFSKKQLVPLLLIPKKEDLDFVVSLVKEGKLKTVIDSKHPLSKGEDAWSRSIDGHATGKIIVEP; translated from the exons CATGTTGAAGTCCCTGTGCCTACTCCGAAGAAGGATGAGATCTTGCTAAAACTGGAGGCTACAAGCTTAAATCCTGTTGACTGGAAAATTCAGAAGGGCGTGCTTCGTCCTCTTCTGCCTCCCAAGTTTCCTTTTATTCCTA CTACTGACGTGGGAGGAGAGGTTGTAGAGGTAGGATCTAGTGTAAAAGATTTCAAGGTTGGCGACAAGGTTGTGGCTATGCTTAATACCCTG AATGGAGGTGGATTGGCTGAATATGCGGTGGCTAAGGAGAGTTTGACTGTTCCGAGACCAGCCGAAGTATCAGCTGCCGAAGGTGCAGGTCTTCCTGTTGCTGGTGTTACAGCGCTTCAGGCCCTTGTAAATCCTGCTGAGGTCAAGCTCGATGGAACTGGACCCCGGAAGAACATTTTAGTTACAGCTGCCTCTGGTGGTGTCGGTCACTATGCTGTGCAATTGGCGAAACTTGCTAACACCCATGTTACTGCTACCTGTGGAGCCCGTAACTTTGATTTTGTGAAGAGCTTAGGAGCAGATGAGGTTCTTGATTACAAGACCCCAGAGGGAGCAGCTCTTAAGAGTCCATCAGGCCAAAAATATGATGCAGTAATTCACTGTACTACAGGCATTCCATGGTCTACCTTTGAGCCTAATTTAAGTGCGAAAGGGAAGGTCATCGACCTGACTCCTGGACCTAGTGCCATGTGGACCTATGCAGTAAAGAAACTAACCTTCTCAAAGAAGCAGTTGGTGCCATTGCTTTTAATTCCCAAGAAGGAGGACCTGGACTTTGTTGTTAGTCTTGTGAAGGAAGGGAAACTTAAAACAGTGATCGACTCCAAACATCCCCTAAGCAAGGGTGAAGATGCTTGGAGCAGGAGCATTGATGGACATGCAACAGGAAAGATTATTGTGGAGCCATAG